CATGCATGATGCCAGAGCTCTTGTCGCGGAACATGCGCTCTTGTAGAAATCCAAACCGTACGACTTCTAACAGTCGCCTGGGTGTATTGGTCAGTCTATTGTCTTCAGGGCCCTCGGCCTGATGAATATGAGTCCAAGTTCTAAGTAGATTAAATCCGAAAAAACCAAATGTGCCTATCACCAGGAGTGCAAACACAATATTCGGTAAGTATGCCACAGTGGTCCCCCAAAGATTCGTTGGCGATGTGTAATCTTCAGACGCTAAAATAAAGCTTGGTGCTACTAAAGTCGAGCCTTATCCCTAGTTTAATGAGGCTTATAGGCTTCGATGGAAGGCCTGCAATGATTGGCGTGCCGCAAGCAACATCTTGTGGGTTTCCCATTGGATCCGTGATTCGAGCCCTTGCTGGTATATCGTTAGATATTCCTCGATACTAGTTTGATAGTCAGGGTCAGTTAGAGCGAGTCTTTCGGCTTGAGCTGCGCTGTTACCGGTACGATGGCAAGATTTTAGGGCCTTGAGGCTATCGGGAAGTAGCTTTTTCATTCTTAGAACGACTTGATAAGCCTCACGACTATGGCGCGCTTCAGTTCTGATACGCTCTTTAAGAAGAAAGTGTGATTGTCTAATATCCAAAGGCTCGCCTCCCCTTAGAAGCACCTAACATGTTTTTTTTCAGGTCACAACTGCTGCTATGGTAAGATGTTTTACAAGCTAGGAGAACCTCTTTGGAAAGCCAGCGATTTAAGAAAATTATGGGTCTCTCGCTGCCTATCATGGGCGGAATGGTATCCCAAAACGTCACAAATCTGGTTGATATCTTCTTTGTCAAAAACTTGGGGAGTGCAGCTCTGGCTGCAGTGGGCTTGGGAGGTTTTGCGGCATTTGTCTCGATTTCTCTCGTTCTCGGGGTGTCTACTGGAGTTCAAGCAATTGCAGCGCGACGCAAGGGTGAAGGTGAATTTACGAAGTTAGCCCAGCCGTTGAACACGGGTCTGCTCATTGCCTTGGTTTCAGGGATCGCCTTGGCTGTCCCGCTCTTTATTTTGGTGCCACATTTTTATCCTTACCTGAATAGCGATCCTGAAGTCATCGATCTGGGTAGCTCCTACTTACAGATCAGGTTGCTAGGCATTGTATTTGTTGGCTTAAACTTTTCCTTTCGTGGTTATTGGAACGGGATCAACTTATCCAAGCTCTACATGGGAACACTGGTCTTCATGCACCTTATCAATATCTTCCTCAACTATGCCTTAATTTTTGGAAACTTTGGATTTCCGCAGCTGGGGCTGGATGGTGCTGCGTGGGGGACCAGTATTTCCTTTGCGTGTGGAACCTTGGTTTATCTCTCCCTAGGGATGCGGCATGCGCGCCATGCAGGGTTTCTAAGAATCTGGCCCTCATGGGATCAGATCAAGCAGATGCTGACATTATCGTTACCCAGTGGCGTCCAACAGCTGTTTTTTTCTAGCGGTCTTCTGGCTTTCTTCTGGATCGTAGGCCTTGTTGGTACTACCGAACTAGCAGCTGCGAACATCCTTACTAATGTGATGTTGGTGGCGATACTCCCGGCTATGGGATTGGGGCTGGCTGCTGCATCACTCGTAGGGCAGGCCTTGGGGCGACAAGACGCTGAAGATGCACGGCTTTGGGCTTGGGATGTCGTCAAAGTGGGGATTCTAATCATCGGAACGATAGGCTTGCCTATGTGGGCTGTTCCCGACTGGGTGCTGCTGCCATTTGCCCCAGGGCCTGAGGCTATGGCTGCGTCGCGATTGCCACTCAGAATTACAGGAGCCTACATCGCACTCGATTCTGTCGGGCTTGTCTTGATGAATGCTCTTCTGGGAGCTGGGGCGAGCAAGCAAGTGATGGCTGTGTCACTGTCGTTGCAGTGGATTTTGTTTCTTCCTCTAGCTTTGCTCGCAGTAAGTTTGCTGGGAGCAGGCTTTACAACCCTGTGGGTCATGCAGGGAACTTACCGACTTTTCCAAGCCATAGTATTTATTGTGATTTGGGAGCGAGGTAGCTGGGCGTCAATCAAGCTGTAACTCTCCGTAGCAGGTCCTTGTGGCGATCTTCAAATCTGCCGATAAGAGGGTTGGTAGCAGTTGGGATTCTAGCCAATTATCTCCATTAATTACAGTATTTTAGAGAGATGGGAGCTAGTCGGCTAGAATACTTGACAAAAACAGTAAACATTCTTAATCTAGGCTTGCTAAATGTATAGCTTTTCGCTAAACATTAGCCCTCAAATGGTGGGGTAGAATCCATGAATCTAACATCGAGAAGTCGTTACGCTATCAAGATCATGCTCGATCTTGCCAAGCACACAGAAGAGCCTCTGGTCCGTCGCCAGGACATTGTCAAACGACAGGGGGTTCCTGCTAAGTATCTCGATCAAATTCTCGTACGCCTGAGAAAGGCTGGGTTGGTCGATTCTATCCGAGGTCGAACGGGTGGTTACCGAGTGGGGCGCAAGCTAGACAGCATTACACTCTGGGATATTTTTCATGCCGTTGAAGATGGCATCTACCCGGTGGCCTGTGTTGATGAGCACGAGGCCTGTCGGTACACAGCTTCCTGTGTCGCGAGCGGCCCTTGGCAGCTTATTTTCGATACCTTGAGATCCCAGCTCGAAGGGATGACCCTGATCGATCTTGCTAACCGCTATGCGGTTCAAGAAAAAATGTGCCCCATGGCGGGGATTCGAGAGTGTAAACAAGGCCGCGAGCCCGTCAGAGTATGAGGTCGTGTTTTGAGTCGTAAATTGGAGTCAGAAATGGAAGAAGCTACTTCAGAATTTTCCAACCGAGAGTACAAATATGGGTTTGTCTCAGACGTGGAAACCGAAGACTTCCCAGTTGGTATTAACGAAGATATTGTGAATATGATATCTGATATCAAAGATGAGCCCGACTTCGTTCGTCAGTATCGCTTGAAGGCTTTTCGATACTGGCAGAAGATGTCAGAGCCTGACTGGGCGGAAATCGATTATCCAAAGATCGATTTTCAAGGAGTTCGTTACTACAGCGCTCCTAAGAAAAATACTGATGGACCAAAAAGCCTCGACGAAGTCGATCCAGAAATCCTGGAAACGTTCAAAAAGCTTGGCATTCCCCTTGGCGAGCAAGCTCGGCTTGCAGGTGTAGCTGTAGATGCTGTGTTTGATAGCGTCTCGGTGGGCACCACTCACCAAGAAGAGCTAGAAAAATACGGCATCATTTTCTGCTCGTTTTCGGAAGCTATCCGCGATCATCCTGAGCTTGTGCAAAAGTATTTGGGCAAGGTGGTCCCCTATAAAGATAACTTTTACGCGGCTCTCAACGCAGCCGTGTTTTCTGACGGTTCTTTTTGCTACATCCCCAAGGGGGTGAAGTGCCCGATGGACCTATCCACATATTTCCGTATCAATGCTGCTGGCTCAGGGCAGTTCGAACGAACCCTGGTCATCGCTGATGAAGGTAGCTCGGTCAGCTATCTTGAAGGTTGCACCGCCCCCCAAAGGGATGAAAATCAGCTTCATGCAGCCGTAGTCGAGCTGATTGCCATGGATGACGCCGAGATCAAGTATTCAACCGTTCAGAACTGGTATGCTGGAAACGAGAAGGGCGAAGGTGGCATTTATAACTTCGTGACGAAGCGCGGTCTTTGCGCTGGTCGGAACTCTCATATTTCATGGACGCAAGTTGAAGCTGGTTCTGCGATCACTTGGAAGTATCCTAGCTGCATTCTCAAGGGCGATAACTCTCGCGGTGAATTCTACTCGGTAGCGCTCACCAATAATAAGATGCAAGCGGACACCGGCACTAAGATGATCCACATTGGCAAGAATACTCGCAGTAAAATCATTTCAAAGGGTATTTCTGCTGAGGAATCCTCCAATGTCTATCGGGGCCAGGTGAAAATCATGGCATCGGCGGAAAATGCTCGCAACTACTCCCAGTGTGATTCGATGTTAGTTGGCGATAAGTGTAGTGCCAATACCTATCCCTACATCGAAGTGCAAAACGACTCTGGTACGGTGGAGCACGAAGCCAGTACCTGTAAACTCAATGCCGATCAGCTCTTTTATTTACAGTCCCGTGGGCTTGAAGAGGAAGAGGCGATCGGTCTGCTATTAAATGGCTTTTGCAAAGAGGTCTTCAACGAGTTGCCACTCGAATTCTCAGCCGAGGCCGTAAAATTACTTGAAATGAAATTAGAAGGAAGTGTGGGATAATGCTTGATATTAAGGATCTACACGCCAAGGTGGATGAGGTTCCGGTTCTTAAAGGTTTGAATCTCAAGGTGAATGCAGGTGAAGTTCACGCGATTATGGGGCCAAATGGGGGTGGAAAAAGCACCTTGTCTAAAGTCATCGCAGGGCACCCAGATTACGAAGTGACTTCGGGAGAGATGCACTATGAAGTCGACTTTAAAAGCAAGAATATCAATGACCTTGAAGCCGACGAGCGCGCCCGCAACGGTATCTTTCTAGCGTTTCAATACCCGGTAGAAATTCCTGGTGTGCCGAATACTGAGTTTTTGCGCAACGCTTTCAATGCTCTCTGC
The sequence above is a segment of the Pseudobacteriovorax antillogorgiicola genome. Coding sequences within it:
- a CDS encoding MATE family efflux transporter, whose amino-acid sequence is MESQRFKKIMGLSLPIMGGMVSQNVTNLVDIFFVKNLGSAALAAVGLGGFAAFVSISLVLGVSTGVQAIAARRKGEGEFTKLAQPLNTGLLIALVSGIALAVPLFILVPHFYPYLNSDPEVIDLGSSYLQIRLLGIVFVGLNFSFRGYWNGINLSKLYMGTLVFMHLINIFLNYALIFGNFGFPQLGLDGAAWGTSISFACGTLVYLSLGMRHARHAGFLRIWPSWDQIKQMLTLSLPSGVQQLFFSSGLLAFFWIVGLVGTTELAAANILTNVMLVAILPAMGLGLAAASLVGQALGRQDAEDARLWAWDVVKVGILIIGTIGLPMWAVPDWVLLPFAPGPEAMAASRLPLRITGAYIALDSVGLVLMNALLGAGASKQVMAVSLSLQWILFLPLALLAVSLLGAGFTTLWVMQGTYRLFQAIVFIVIWERGSWASIKL
- the sufB gene encoding Fe-S cluster assembly protein SufB, yielding MEEATSEFSNREYKYGFVSDVETEDFPVGINEDIVNMISDIKDEPDFVRQYRLKAFRYWQKMSEPDWAEIDYPKIDFQGVRYYSAPKKNTDGPKSLDEVDPEILETFKKLGIPLGEQARLAGVAVDAVFDSVSVGTTHQEELEKYGIIFCSFSEAIRDHPELVQKYLGKVVPYKDNFYAALNAAVFSDGSFCYIPKGVKCPMDLSTYFRINAAGSGQFERTLVIADEGSSVSYLEGCTAPQRDENQLHAAVVELIAMDDAEIKYSTVQNWYAGNEKGEGGIYNFVTKRGLCAGRNSHISWTQVEAGSAITWKYPSCILKGDNSRGEFYSVALTNNKMQADTGTKMIHIGKNTRSKIISKGISAEESSNVYRGQVKIMASAENARNYSQCDSMLVGDKCSANTYPYIEVQNDSGTVEHEASTCKLNADQLFYLQSRGLEEEEAIGLLLNGFCKEVFNELPLEFSAEAVKLLEMKLEGSVG
- a CDS encoding RrF2 family transcriptional regulator → MNLTSRSRYAIKIMLDLAKHTEEPLVRRQDIVKRQGVPAKYLDQILVRLRKAGLVDSIRGRTGGYRVGRKLDSITLWDIFHAVEDGIYPVACVDEHEACRYTASCVASGPWQLIFDTLRSQLEGMTLIDLANRYAVQEKMCPMAGIRECKQGREPVRV